TTATTAATGGGGGGGGTATACAAAATGAATTGCATAAAAGAAGCTTTGATTAATGTAGCTAATTTTGATTTAAGAGCTACTATGAGTAGGCGTTCGTATGCCTTTATGGTTTTTATTTTTCCGATTTTAGCTTTTGGCTTGTTTTATTGTTTGATAGAGTTTTCAAGATTTGTGCGTTTAGTTTTAGCTAATAATGTAGATTTTACTTTTATTAAAAATGATTTTATGAGTTATTCTCAAATTGTTTTTCAGGGTTTATATGCTAATTTTTATCTTGCTATTGATTTTATACTAATTCTTAGCACTTTACAAAGGCTTAATTCAATCACAAAAAATAAAATAATCAAAACTATGATTGTAATAATAGCGTTTTATCTTATTGATTATTATTTAGTATGCTTTCATTGGCTTAGGGTTTATTTAGAAGATAATTTTATGCTTTCATTTGGTTATAAAGCCATTGGTTTTATTATTTTTTTCATACTTGCACTGATTTTATCAATGATAAAAGAAAGGCATTTTAATGAGATTACTCCAAAACGCTCTTTAGCTTATTTTTTAACTTTAGATTTTAGCTCAATTGCTAGTAAGACTAATTTGATAATACCTTTTAGTTTTTATCTTGGTATTACTATTGTTTTAACTATTTTTATCGTTGGAATAGTGTTTATAATGGCATTAACTGAACTTAGCATAATAATAATGCCTATTATTTATATTGATATATTTTATTTATTAAATCACTATAAATCAAACATTAGAGCAATTACAAAAATAATCACTCTAATATCTTTTATAGCTTTTTATATTCAAATTATTTGCTTTGATAGAAGCGGTATTTTTTATGAATATATGAATAGATTATTTTTATTTTCATTTATTTTAGTCTATATTCTAGCAATGCGAAAAATCAAGAATTTGAAATAGGAATTTCAAATTCTTATAATTCTACGCCGATGGCTTGATTAATCGAGCTTAAGCCGTCGTTTTCTATTAATTTTGTAAGCTCATCATTTATATTTCTAGCAATTCTAGGTCCAACGAAAATCATAGATGAAAGCACTTGAACTAAACTAGCACCCCATTTTATACGCTCATAAGCTTGAGCTGCGTCAAATATCCCGCCACTACTAATAATTATGCCTTTTTTATGCACGCTTGGTGCGATTGCTTTTAGCATATTTAAAGACTTTTCGGCTAATACTTTACCACTTAGACCACCTGCCTTGGTTAAATCAGGCTTTTTGCTAAGCGAATAATCTTGCGTAGTATTGCTTAAAATCACTCCGCAAGCATTAGCATTTAAAGCTGTTAGACTTAATTCAGTAGCCAAGCCAAAGTCCATATCAGGAGCAAATTTTATAAATTTTGGCACATCATTAATAGCATTTAGTCTAGTAAAAATTTCTTCAATAAATTTAGCATTTTGTAAATCTCTTAGATTTGGAGTATTAGGCGAACTTATATTAATTACAAAAGCGTCTGCATAAGGCTTTAGCTCACGAACTAAAATCTCATAATCATTTATCGCTTCTTCATTAGGTGTAACCTTATTTTTACCTATATTTATAAAAATCGGAGGTAGTTTTGAGAAATTCTCACGCATTAAATTTGCTTTTGCAACTTCTACGCCGTCATTATTAAACCCCATTGCATTGCGAATGCTAAGCTCATCTACTAATCTTTCAATTCTTGGGCGAGGATTACCTGGCTGAGCCTTAGGAGTGATTGCTCCGACTTCAATGAAACCAAAGCCAAGATTTGCTAAAGGAGCTACTACTTCAGCATTTTTATCAAATCCTGCTGCAAGTCCAATAGGATTAGAAAATTTCATATTTATTAATTCATTTTCTAAATTCTTATAAGTTTTTTTATAATCAACTACTTTTAAAAATCTTTGAGTTTTAAGAGCTTTGATTACTAAATGGTGCATATCTTCAGGGTCAAACTTAAATATAACTTTTTTTGCTAATTCATACATTTACTTACCTTTATAATGTTTTTGAAAAGGTCTTTTCACCTTTATTTTTCATATAAGCATCAAATCCCATACAAATATTACGGATTAATAATGTGCCTGTTTCATTTACTTTTATTTCATCATCACTAATTTGTAAAAATTCAGCATAAGTTTTTAAATACTCTTTTGCATCGTTAAAATAATCCCAAAATACTATTTTAAATTCTTTTTCAATTTCTTTAATATTAAGACTAAAATTAGCCATTAAGCTCATTATTACAGCTTTTCTAATTAAATCATCATTATTAAGTTTAATTCCCCTATGAAATGGTAATTTGCCATTATCAATAGCTGCTTCATAAAGGTTTAAATCTTTATAATTTTGTGCGTAATAATTAAGTCCTTCTCCAATACTAGTAAGCCCAACGCCAACCAAAATAGCTCCACCTTTTGTAGTATATCCTTGAAAATTCCTATGAAGTGTGCCATTTTCTAAAGCCTTAAATAATTCATCATTTGGTTTAGCAAAATGATCCATTCCTATCATTTTATAGCCATTTTCGCCTAAAAATTTCGCAGTATGTTTTAGAATTTCTAACTTAGTTTTAGCTTCAGGAATAGTGCTTTCATCAAATTTTCTCATATTCTTTTTAATCCAAGGCACATGAGCGTAATTAAATACAGCAAGTCTATCAGGATTTATTTTTAAAATTGTCTCAAGCGTTTTGCTAAATGAGTTTAAATCCTGATAAGGAAGTCCGTAAATTAAATCAGTATTTATACTTTTTACCCCATTTGCTCTTGCTAGTTTTACTGCATTTTCTGTAATTTCGTAAGGTTGAATTCTATGAATTTCTTTTTGCACTTTAGGGTCAAAATCTTGCACACCAAAGCTAATTCTATTTATGCCGTATTTTGCAAATACGCTCATTTGTTCAACATTTAAAAATCTAGGGTCAATCTCACAAGAAAGCTCACTATCAGGTAAAAACTCAAATATTTCATTAATTTTTTTAAGCAAGATTTCAAGTTGAGCTGCACTAAAAAATGTAGGCGTTCCACCGCCAAAGTGCATTTGAATAGCTTTTTTTGTCTTAAGATGAGTTTTTAAAATATCAAGCTCTCTTAAAATATAATCTAAATACCTTTCTTTTTTATCTTCATTAGCTGTATAAATTACATTACAGCCACAAAAATAACAAGCCGAACGACAAAACGGCAAGTGAAAATAAAGCGATAAAGGCTTATTCTCGTTACTTTCTAAATCTTTTATAAAATCATCATATTTATAATCTTCGCCAAACTCAATAGCTGTTGGATATGAAGTATATCTTGGGCCACTTGTTTGATATTTTGCTAATACACTAAAATCCATTTTTATCCCCTTAACATTTCGGCTAATTCTTTAGCGTGATAAGTGATTATTAGTTTTGCACCCGCTCTTTTAAAACTAATCATAGTTTCCATTAAGATTTTTGGATAATCTACAAGCCCAGCTATTCCAGCGTTTTTAAGCATTGAATACTCCCCGCTTACATTATAAACGCATAGTGGAAGTAGTGAGTTTTGGCTAATTTCTTTAACTACATCTAAATATGCTAAAGCAGGTTTTACCATCAATATATCAGCACCTTGTTTTTCATCTTCTAAGCTTTCATTCAAAGCTTCTTTTCCGTTTGCATAATCCATTTGATAAGCTTTTCTATCGCCTTTTTTAGGAGCTGAATTAGCCACATCACGGAAAGGTCCATAGTATGCACTTGCGAATTTGGTTGAATAAGCCATAATTGGTAATGTATCAAAGCCATTTTCATCTAAAGTAGTTCTTAAAGTTTTTATTATTCCGTCCATCATTCCGCTAGGTGCAATCATATCAACTCCAGCTCTAGCCATTACTAAAGCTTGTTTGCTAGAATTTAAAAGCGTAATTTCATTATTTAAATACCCATCTTCATCTAATACTCCGCAATGTCCGTGGTCTGTGTATTCACAAAAGCATAAATCAGCAATTAAATATAAGCTATCACCAAAACGCTCTTTAATAGCTCTAATAGCACGAGCTATAAGCCCATTATCGCTCATTGCATCACTTCCGCAGCTATCTTTTGCACTTTCATCTAATACGCCAAATAATAAAATACTCTTAATTCCAAGCTTTAAACAATTTTCACATTCTGCTAGTAATTCATCAAATCCTAATTGATAAACTCCTGGCATTGATTTAATCTCAATTTTTGCATTTTTTTTATCTACTACAAATAAAGGGTAAATCAAATCGTTTAAGCTAAGTTGGTTTTCCTTTACTAAATCCCTAATTATAGGGCTTTTTCTAAGTCGTCTAAATTTACGCACACTAAACTCCTTTTTTTGTATAATTAAGGCTAATTAAATCAAAAAAGAGTTAAACAATGTTAGTTGAAATTTCAAAACAAGCAAATTTACCTACAAGATTTGGAAATTTTATTATCCAATCTTTTAAAGAAAACGAAAAAGAGCATTTAGTAATTATGAAAGGCGAAATTAGTGATGAGATTAATGTTCGCATACATTCTGAATGCCTTACAGGTGATGCTTTAGGTTCGCTTAAATGCGATTGTAGAGACCAATTAAAAGCATCTTTAAGATATATTGAAGCAAATGGCGGAATGGTTATTTATCTTCGTCAAGAAGGTCGTGGAATAGGTCTATTTAATAAAGTAAATGCTTATAATTTACAAGATAATGGATTTGATACACTTGAAGCGAATTTAAAACTAGGCTTTAAAGATGATGAAAGAGATTATAAAATAGTTGATTTTATACTTGAATATTACAAAATTAAAAGCGTAAGATTGCTTACAAATAATCCTTTAAAATTAAAAGCTATTAGTAAAGATGTAAAACGCATACCATTAATAATGCAAAGCAATGAATACAATAAACAATATCTAAAAGTTAAATCTTGCAAAATGGGGCATATGCTAAATGAATAATGAATTTTTAGCTTTTATAAATTCATATGAAGATGAATTAAAAAAATACAATAAAGTTCATAATATTACAAGATTAAAAGATATAAAAGCAGCAGCACTTGATAGTATTGAAATACTTAATTTCGTAGAATTTAAATCAGGAATTAATATAGCAGATATTGGCTCAGGTGCTGGTTTTCCTGCTATATTTTTAGCTTTTTTAAAAAGAGATTGTAATTTTTATTTGTATGAGCCAAGTTATAAAAAATCAGCATTTTTATCGCTAATTAAAGCTAAGTTTAATTTAGATAATGTGTTTATTAAACCTATAAAAGTTGAATGTGAAAAAGACTTAAAATGCGATTTGATAACTTCAAGAGCTTTTGCAAAAACAGAACTAATTGTTACTTTATGTAATGATATAACCAATAATAATACGAAATTTATTTTATACAAAGGCTCATTCGTAAAAGATGAGCTAGATTGCTTAAATGAATATAAATTACACGAGAGAAATAATAGAATTTTTTTAGAATTTTATAAAAAAGATTTCAAAATTATTACAAATTAAGCTTAGTTTATTTTTTTTAAGATTATAATTAGCAGATTATTTTAATTTCTATTTAAGGAGCAGTTATGGCAAATCCATCGCAAAATCTTGGCTATGATTATACCGTAGCTAAGTGGTTTATGTTCGCATGTATTTTGTTTGGCATAATCGGTATGGGAATTGGAACTTTAATCGCGTTTCAATTAGCATTTCCTGAGCTAAATAATATTGCAGGTGAATATTCTACATTTGGCCGCCTAAGACCACTTCATACAAACGGAGTTGTTTATGGCTTTATGCTTTCAGGTATTTGGGCTACTTGGTATTATGTAGGTCAAAGAGTTTTAAAAGTTTCATTAAGAGAATCAAAATTCTTAATGTTCATAGGTAAAGCTCATTTTATAATCTTTATGATTACTATATTATTAGCTGTTGTAAGTCTTTTTGCTGGTGTTACAACTTCAAAAGAATACGCAGAACTTGAATGGCCTTTTGATATAGCAGTTGTTGTTATTTGGGTTTTATGGGGTATGGGAATTTTTGGACTTATTGGAATTCGCCGTGAAAAAAGTCTTTATATTTCTATTTGGTATTACATTGCGACATTTTTAGGTGTAGCAATGCTTTATTTATTTAATAATATGGAAGTTCCTACAAAATTAGTTACAGGAATGGGTTCTTGGCTTCATTCAGTATCTATGTATGCAGGAAGTAATGATGCTTTAATTCAATGGTGGTGGGGACATAATGCGGTTGCTTTTGTTTTCACGGTTGCAATTATTGCTGAAATATATTATTTCTTACCAAAAGAAAGTGGTCAGCCAGTATTTTCTTATAAATTATCACTATTTTCATTCTGGTCTTTAATGTTTATATATTTATGGGCAGGCGGACACCATTTGATTTATTCAACCGTTCCTGATTGGATGCAAACAATGGGTTCAATTTTCTCTGTTGTATTAATATTACCAAGTTGGGGTAGTGCAATCAATATCTTACTTACAATGAAAGGTGAATGGCACCAAGTAAAAGAAAGCCCATTAATTAAGTTTATGATTTTTGCTTCAACATTTTATATGTTCAGCACACTTGAGGGCTCAATTCAATCAGTTAAATCAATCAATGCTCTAGCACACTTTACAGACTGGATTCCAGGACACGTGCATGATGGAACACTTGGTTGGGTAGGATTTATGACTATGGCTGCAATTTATCATATGACTCCAAGAGTATTTAAAAAAGAGATTTATAGTAAAAAAATTATGGAATACCAATTTACTATCCAAACTTTAGGAATTGTATTATTCTTTAGCTCAATGTGGATTGCTGGAATTACTCAAGGTATGATGTGGAGAGCTTATGATGATTATGGAACTCTAACTTATTCATTTATTGATACTGTTATAGCACTACATCCTTATTTTATAATAAGAGCTATTGGTGGTTTATTATATTTAATAGGATTTTTTATGTTTGCTTATAATATTTATAAGTCAGTTACTTCAAGCAGAAGCGTTGAAGTTGAACCAAAATCAGCAAGTCCAATGCAAGCGTAAGGAGGTAAAAAATGTTTAGTTGGTTAGAAAAAAATCCTTTCTTTTTTGCGGTATTTGTATTTGTTGTTATTGCTTATGCTGGTGTTGTAGAAATTCTACCTGCATTTAGTCCTAACGCTAGACCAATTGAGAGCAAAAAGCCTTATACAGCTTTAGAACTTGCAGGTCGTCATGTTTATATTAAAGAAAGTTGTAATGCTTGCCATTCGCAATTAATTCGTCCATTTAAAGCAGAAACAGATAGATATGGTGCTTATTCAAAAGCAGGTGAATATGCTTATGATAGACCATTTTTATGGGGTTCAAAAAGAACAGGTCCTGATTTAATGAGAGTTGGTAATTATAGAACTACTGATTGGCATGAAAATCATATGAAAAAACCTGTTTCTGTAGTGCCTAGTTCAATTATGCCTGAATATCCACATTTATTTAAAAAGAATTCAGATTTAGATACAGCTTATGCTGAAGCTTTAACTGTTAAAAAAGTTTTCAATGTTCCTTATGATGAAGAAGGTTATCCAAAATTAGGAACTTACGAAGACGCTCGTAAAATGATGGTAGAACAAGCTACACCTATTGTTGATGCAATGAGCGATGAAGAAGTAAAACAAGCGTTTGAACCTTGCCGTGCAAATGCACTTGATAGTAAATGCGAAATTAAAGAAATAGTTGCATTGATTGCGTATTTAAATAGCTTAAAGTAAGGAAGAATTATGAGTTTGGTTGAACTTGTGCAATATCAAGGACATGCTTATTTTTTCCTTGTGGCGTTTTTGACCTTTGTGCTTTATGCTTATATTATTCATTTATATAAAGCACAAAGAGAAGGTAAAAAAGATTATGAAAAATA
This is a stretch of genomic DNA from Campylobacter sp. RM12651. It encodes these proteins:
- a CDS encoding quinone-dependent dihydroorotate dehydrogenase translates to MYELAKKVIFKFDPEDMHHLVIKALKTQRFLKVVDYKKTYKNLENELINMKFSNPIGLAAGFDKNAEVVAPLANLGFGFIEVGAITPKAQPGNPRPRIERLVDELSIRNAMGFNNDGVEVAKANLMRENFSKLPPIFINIGKNKVTPNEEAINDYEILVRELKPYADAFVINISSPNTPNLRDLQNAKFIEEIFTRLNAINDVPKFIKFAPDMDFGLATELSLTALNANACGVILSNTTQDYSLSKKPDLTKAGGLSGKVLAEKSLNMLKAIAPSVHKKGIIISSGGIFDAAQAYERIKWGASLVQVLSSMIFVGPRIARNINDELTKLIENDGLSSINQAIGVEL
- the hemN gene encoding oxygen-independent coproporphyrinogen III oxidase, with protein sequence MDFSVLAKYQTSGPRYTSYPTAIEFGEDYKYDDFIKDLESNENKPLSLYFHLPFCRSACYFCGCNVIYTANEDKKERYLDYILRELDILKTHLKTKKAIQMHFGGGTPTFFSAAQLEILLKKINEIFEFLPDSELSCEIDPRFLNVEQMSVFAKYGINRISFGVQDFDPKVQKEIHRIQPYEITENAVKLARANGVKSINTDLIYGLPYQDLNSFSKTLETILKINPDRLAVFNYAHVPWIKKNMRKFDESTIPEAKTKLEILKHTAKFLGENGYKMIGMDHFAKPNDELFKALENGTLHRNFQGYTTKGGAILVGVGLTSIGEGLNYYAQNYKDLNLYEAAIDNGKLPFHRGIKLNNDDLIRKAVIMSLMANFSLNIKEIEKEFKIVFWDYFNDAKEYLKTYAEFLQISDDEIKVNETGTLLIRNICMGFDAYMKNKGEKTFSKTL
- the hemB gene encoding porphobilinogen synthase, which gives rise to MRKFRRLRKSPIIRDLVKENQLSLNDLIYPLFVVDKKNAKIEIKSMPGVYQLGFDELLAECENCLKLGIKSILLFGVLDESAKDSCGSDAMSDNGLIARAIRAIKERFGDSLYLIADLCFCEYTDHGHCGVLDEDGYLNNEITLLNSSKQALVMARAGVDMIAPSGMMDGIIKTLRTTLDENGFDTLPIMAYSTKFASAYYGPFRDVANSAPKKGDRKAYQMDYANGKEALNESLEDEKQGADILMVKPALAYLDVVKEISQNSLLPLCVYNVSGEYSMLKNAGIAGLVDYPKILMETMISFKRAGAKLIITYHAKELAEMLRG
- the ribA gene encoding GTP cyclohydrolase II, translating into MLVEISKQANLPTRFGNFIIQSFKENEKEHLVIMKGEISDEINVRIHSECLTGDALGSLKCDCRDQLKASLRYIEANGGMVIYLRQEGRGIGLFNKVNAYNLQDNGFDTLEANLKLGFKDDERDYKIVDFILEYYKIKSVRLLTNNPLKLKAISKDVKRIPLIMQSNEYNKQYLKVKSCKMGHMLNE
- the rsmG gene encoding 16S rRNA (guanine(527)-N(7))-methyltransferase RsmG; its protein translation is MNNEFLAFINSYEDELKKYNKVHNITRLKDIKAAALDSIEILNFVEFKSGINIADIGSGAGFPAIFLAFLKRDCNFYLYEPSYKKSAFLSLIKAKFNLDNVFIKPIKVECEKDLKCDLITSRAFAKTELIVTLCNDITNNNTKFILYKGSFVKDELDCLNEYKLHERNNRIFLEFYKKDFKIITN
- the ccoN gene encoding cytochrome-c oxidase, cbb3-type subunit I, which encodes MANPSQNLGYDYTVAKWFMFACILFGIIGMGIGTLIAFQLAFPELNNIAGEYSTFGRLRPLHTNGVVYGFMLSGIWATWYYVGQRVLKVSLRESKFLMFIGKAHFIIFMITILLAVVSLFAGVTTSKEYAELEWPFDIAVVVIWVLWGMGIFGLIGIRREKSLYISIWYYIATFLGVAMLYLFNNMEVPTKLVTGMGSWLHSVSMYAGSNDALIQWWWGHNAVAFVFTVAIIAEIYYFLPKESGQPVFSYKLSLFSFWSLMFIYLWAGGHHLIYSTVPDWMQTMGSIFSVVLILPSWGSAINILLTMKGEWHQVKESPLIKFMIFASTFYMFSTLEGSIQSVKSINALAHFTDWIPGHVHDGTLGWVGFMTMAAIYHMTPRVFKKEIYSKKIMEYQFTIQTLGIVLFFSSMWIAGITQGMMWRAYDDYGTLTYSFIDTVIALHPYFIIRAIGGLLYLIGFFMFAYNIYKSVTSSRSVEVEPKSASPMQA
- the ccoO gene encoding cytochrome-c oxidase, cbb3-type subunit II yields the protein MFSWLEKNPFFFAVFVFVVIAYAGVVEILPAFSPNARPIESKKPYTALELAGRHVYIKESCNACHSQLIRPFKAETDRYGAYSKAGEYAYDRPFLWGSKRTGPDLMRVGNYRTTDWHENHMKKPVSVVPSSIMPEYPHLFKKNSDLDTAYAEALTVKKVFNVPYDEEGYPKLGTYEDARKMMVEQATPIVDAMSDEEVKQAFEPCRANALDSKCEIKEIVALIAYLNSLK
- a CDS encoding cytochrome c oxidase, cbb3-type, CcoQ subunit, with product MSLVELVQYQGHAYFFLVAFLTFVLYAYIIHLYKAQREGKKDYEKYANLALDDDINSSLLENRRK